Proteins co-encoded in one Medicago truncatula cultivar Jemalong A17 chromosome 8, MtrunA17r5.0-ANR, whole genome shotgun sequence genomic window:
- the LOC120577729 gene encoding protein MAINTENANCE OF MERISTEMS-like: MTLAYLYGELADACRPGHRALGGSVTLLTAWFLAHFPGFFSVDLNTDYLENYPVAARWKLQKGLGEGITYRSLLDRIQLDDVCWRPYEEHREIQDFEEVFWYSEWIMCGVRRVYRHLPERVLRQYGYVQTIPRHPTDVRDLPPPSIVQMFVDFRTHTLKADARGEQA; this comes from the exons ATGACCCTCGCCTACCTATACGGCGAGTTGGCGGATGCATGTAGGCCTGGACACAGAGCGCTTGGggggagcgtgacactgctcact gcatggtttttggcgcattttccagGGTTTTTCAGTGTTGATCTCAACACTGACTACCTGGAAAACTATCCGGTtgcagcgaggtggaagctcCAGAAGGGTCTTGGGGAGGGGAtcacgtatcggtcactgctcgatcgtatacagttagatgatgtatgctggaggccgtacgaggagcacagagagatccaggacttcgaggaggttttctggtattctgaatggattatgtgcggcgtccgtagggtgtaccgtcacttgcccgagagggttttgaggcagtacggatacgtgCAGACCATCCCCAGACATCCGACTGATGTTAGGGACCTCCCCCCGCCTTCCATTGTGCAGATgttcgtcgacttccgcactcacacgcttaaggcggaCGCTCGGGGTGAGCAGGCATGA